tgtttccaaaaagaaaaaacagcaacagcaacagcaacagcagCAGATCATAAGCGAGACTATTACAAACTAATATTACATTTCAAAAAATTGTTCTATATTATCTACCTCACCATGGAGCCATAAAAGGAATGAACAACAAACTATTGAAAGCTACGACTACCAAAACGTGTAACCCCTTGTTGATTGCACTTATTCTGTAGCTGCATAAAGATAAAGATTGTATTATATGGAGTACATGAGAGAACAAGAGAAAATGTACAAACATGTGGAGCCCATTTTGCTTGCAATAATATTGAAGGAAAGCGACCACATGACATGCCCAAGGCAAAATCTTAACCAGGACAACATTTCTAGAATCTTTTGCAGTGCCGGAACATgtgtatatattaatatatatatatatatatatatatatatatatatatatatatatatatggggttcACAGACGAACCAATGTCCAAAGGAAGATCATTGTTCAGAATCCTTCACACTTCCGATTAGGAAATGCAATTAACAAGCCCTTTTTCCAACATTCCAGTCACAGAAGAGACAATGTGCCTCTGCCAGGTGAGGTGCCACAACACCATTCAGTCTCTGAAGCCATCTGATGCCCTGTGACCACTGATAATATCGGAATGCCCAGGTTCAGAAACACAACTTGGCAATTTGACCTTTGTTCCCCTAAGAGATGGTCCCAATGTATGGGAAATTGGCTTTCCTGATCGTACAGCTATTGGTTACTTCGTTCCTGATGTGAATCCGATGTATGTCAACAAGTTATTTCTTAATAGCCCTGAGAAGTAAGCAACTTTGGCCTCTCTTTTGTAATGCTCTAAATTACTGGTGAAACACGTAAGAGTAGTAGTAATACTACATACTACACCATCATTCCATTAGGCTGATGTGGCAATGCTCATCAGTCattgagttttttgtttttttaataatgactaATAGACACTGTCACATTAGTCTAGTAGAATGAGAGTGTAACATGTAGTATTACTCaacacataatatatatattccttaagCTGAGTGTATCAACATACAGGTTCAGGCAATATGGCTTGTGGGACAGATACACTGACATACACCCTGAACTAGATCAAGTTTTTACTATAGGCATCAGTGATCCAAAGAAAGTCTGGTTTTTTGCCCATGTAGACAGGTGTTTccttctcttccttctctcCTTTACATAAGAACCTAATATAAATGTACTTTCACCTGTATTTCAATTACagtaatttaactaatttgagAAGGAGAGGCATTATGTTAGTTGgccaaaatgtttttttcttttgaaattctgCACTTCAAAATGAACCTTTTGCCTTGACAAGGGGAGTGAATTTTTTCAGAAAAGGAGCAGATGGTAAGTATCTTCAAACAACATGGAAAATACAGTTTAACCTTGATTCACTAACCAGTGGAATTTACAAGCTGCGACTGGCCATTGCATCAGCAACCCGTTCTGATTTTAAGGTAAAGATTGCAGAAATTGTGAGAAAATCACATCCCTCAGTTTGATCAATTTCTCTTAAGATTTTGCCTTTGATACTGTCTTGCAGGTCCATGTCAATTATATGGAAATAGAACATCTGGTGTTCCAAGTTATGAACCTAGGGACAGATAACACGGTTTGTAGACATGGGATTCATGGACTGTACCGGCTGTTTAGCATCGACGTTCCCTCATCATTTCTGGTCAAGGGAGATAACTCCATATTTCTCACACAGGACAGGGGTGGAGATGCACTCTGAGCAATCCTCTACGACTATCTTAGACTAGAAGCTCCTGCATCTCCAGAGAGATCTAAGCGGTTGAATGAATAAAAGCAGGGGATAAAGCCTAATTCAAACAGGATTAATATTGGCTTAAGTGTTCCTCCTACCATGGCAAAGGAACATAGAACTTCAACAAAGAATACTGTCTTTCGGTCCTTGCCTACCACAAAACTTGTTGACTTACTGTTAAAGTGAGACTTATTGATAATAAAAAGCTTATGTTGCGATTATTTTAACAAGCATACAATCAATATTACTAGAAAAGAGAGCTTCTTAGAGAACAAACAATTAAGTTCTGGAAAATCTGTGACTTGAGGCTAGGGATGACAAGACAAAATAGTCAATTTAACAGTCCAATAATAGCAATAATATTTGGAAGTACATCATTCTTTGCAAAAAGTTGCATACAGAAAGCAAAACAAGATGCCCCTCATTTacatcatttcttttttaaatctataCAAAACTGCATGTAAGAGCATGCACAGAAGCATCGACAAAAAGAAATCACTAGTTAACAAAGCTTTACCATAAACACATTACTGTTTCGAGATGGTTAAAAGCAAGCCATAGTGATCACTCGGCAGAACAGGAAGCTCCAGCTTCTTGATCTCTTTCCTCACTTTCTTATCCTTGCTATATGATAGACCTGGTATCGCATCCATCCCAATCATGTCAATACCACTTATCTTGAAATCACGAAGATTACAAATAAATCGATCAAGCCGCTTCTGCAATGTACGGTTACCAGCCAACATCTGGTTGGACTTGGTATCATATGTCCATCCATTTTCCCCTGGCCTTAACTCTTGCCACGCATCAACCCATCCATCAGGAAAAGGAAACTGACCATCTAACTTGTCATCCCAGTTCATGTCACCACCAAAAACCACGTTTGGATTCTTGTTGAGAAGGTTGACTGCCTCCTTTGCCTGCTCTACACGTTCCTTGCTATACATCTGATCCCATTTTGGAGGGGCTGGGCAGGGGCTCTCAAGATGGCTAGTAGCGACAACCAAAGTTTTGTCCCCCTGAACTTCAACCTCAGCAACACATAGTTCTCTTCCCATTATAGAATTACAAAAGGCTTTACAGCTGAAGGATTTCACAGGCAATTTGCTTAACTGCATATCAATTTAAGGGCATGTCACATATTAGAAGCTCATAATCCTCAATTaaataacttataaaaataaaaaataaaaaatcaacaattaaacaaaCCACGCAAGTTGCAAAATCAACAGTGCCTTATTTCACAcgattaacaaaataaattgatTGATCATACGAAGCCAAATCACATATAAGTGTAAAGCATGCCACCAGGACTCCTGGAAAAGAGGTTGACAATGTCATTGGCTTTGGCAGCAAGCATATCAAGAAAGACATACTTATCCATGGTGAGTATTGCAAATACAATTGAACATTGGGCCTGGAAACATTAGATGAGCAAGGATGATGGGCTCACCACAATATGTTAAAGATAATAGCTTAAGTGAATGAGTAATATATAACCTTAAACAAAATCCTACTACATCCTATTTTTCTATTACCATTTTCCAGCATAACCAAATTAATAGGTAATGCGCATCATCTGATTCAGTCAATCTCCCTAAGCAACTACATAAGAAACAACAACATATGTGTCCATGTCTAAACAAAGTCAGACACAgaaacttaaataaaaaatgatctaCAATACCCAAAATCGTGAATGAATACGTATTCTCTTACATCTATAACATGGTTGACATACACATAAACATCTCTGTCAAACATAATCTGCCATATGTACTCAATTTTTTAGGACTAGGCTGGAAAAGGAGCATCTTGAATTCATCCAGCATGCTAATACTATGATAAATCAACATACAGTATGAACTTTACTCTAGGAGGTGATGCAAACCTTACCAGCATGCAAAAGTAAGCACTTGAATTAGCAATCTCATTTGAAACTGAGCAACGATATGTCTTCCACCAGCTGGATTGCCGAAAAACATGATATATACTAGGAGTAACCTCCTGCAGATCAAAGTGACCATAACTAagatttatacatatataaagcaaatctagagagagagagagagagagagagagagagagaacctgaaAACAGATGAGGTCTGGGGAATGTTGTTCAATAAGGTCACCAAGGGCTTTCATCCTCTTATGCATTTCCAGGTCTTCTCGAAACCAAACGTTATAGCTCAAAATCTTCAACGAACTAGATACTGTGCCTGAACCAGTGTCCTCTGCCACGTGTTTAATTGAAGTCCATCACATTTGGTCTAAAGTTCACCAATTATATAAGTCATAGAAAACTAATATCAAAAAGTAACGTTTGCAGACGCAAGATAGCCCATCTACACTAATAACAAGGGAAAGATAATGAactaataacaaaatatgcacaTTTATATTATACCACTAAAGCATAAAACACAGCAAAACCATTCTAACTCACAAGCCAAAACACAAAATCCGAACTTTACCCTAAGAATAACCAAACATTGTAGACGCAAGATAACCCCTTTACACTAATAACAAACGAAAGCATAAAACAAAGCAAACCCATCAAAACCCACAAGCCAAAACCCCGCAAAATCCAAACTTTCAAACACCCAGAATTAAGAAAACTCACCCAAGACAGCCACCGCCTTATTCGATGCCTTAATCCCTCTAAACCCACCCAATTCAATGCAATCTTCGTCACCCACAACTGGGTCCCGCACCTTCCTCTTGCAACGCTGCAGTGGCAAGAAAACGGACCCCACCACCCCAGACTCATCATCATCAAGATCAATATCGTTCAAATCATCGAAGCTCGATACCGAGGCCCGAGTGCCACAGACCTCGCAGTTAGAGCTCTTGTAATGGTTCAAGAAAGTGCAGGCCTTGCATGACCATTTTGGGGCTGAAGGAGAAGAAGGtggagatgaagaagaagaagcaaagcaGATTTGGCATGTGGGTTTTTGAGAAGGTGGGTTGATGAAGGTGCATCTTTTGCAGGCCCAAGAAGACATTGGAATCGAAAGGAGACAAGAAGGTTTTCTGGGGTTTACTGTGAGAGAGCGAGTGTGGAAAGGGAATGAAAAATCTGCGAGTTTTATCATTGAGAATGCCATTCGAATTGCTTGCCGCTTTTGCTGTGGGCCACGCTCGGCTTCGTTGCAGTTT
This DNA window, taken from Alnus glutinosa chromosome 5, dhAlnGlut1.1, whole genome shotgun sequence, encodes the following:
- the LOC133868652 gene encoding uncharacterized protein LOC133868652; this translates as MAFSMIKLADFSFPFHTRSLTVNPRKPSCLLSIPMSSWACKRCTFINPPSQKPTCQICFASSSSSPPSSPSAPKWSCKACTFLNHYKSSNCEVCGTRASVSSFDDLNDIDLDDDESGVVGSVFLPLQRCKRKVRDPVVGDEDCIELGGFRGIKASNKAVAVLEDTGSGTVSSSLKILSYNVWFREDLEMHKRMKALGDLIEQHSPDLICFQEVTPSIYHVFRQSSWWKTYRCSVSNEIANSSAYFCMLLSKLPVKSFSCKAFCNSIMGRELCVAEVEVQGDKTLVVATSHLESPCPAPPKWDQMYSKERVEQAKEAVNLLNKNPNVVFGGDMNWDDKLDGQFPFPDGWVDAWQELRPGENGWTYDTKSNQMLAGNRTLQKRLDRFICNLRDFKISGIDMIGMDAIPGLSYSKDKKVRKEIKKLELPVLPSDHYGLLLTISKQ